One stretch of Rosistilla oblonga DNA includes these proteins:
- a CDS encoding protein kinase domain-containing protein produces MNKLPDESDGRAEHVSTRPLSTSIGLEETGPGLTDDTPELDNPRYRIDEEIERGGMGAIFSARDLQLLRRVAIKVLRSDRIENDSARQGFHDEARIMSFLSHPGVTPIYESGTCKDGRPYYVMKLIDGTTLADMLASQTFSTSHLLYIFADVCQTVAFAHSRGVVHLDLKPGNVMVGEFGEVHVMDWGLARFEAGPPEGSDWAGRTDAPKGTVNGTPGYMSPEQARGRKLGPGADVFSLGAILCEILIGHAPYEGKDLHQIHRRAMKGSMQKTLDVLDQSAQDCALVRLAKNCLARRVRDRPRSAVEVAQAMATYHESAFQRMESDMNRFFELSLDLFCIATADGYFQRINANFSRVLGHTDADLLARPFLDFVHPDDVAETVKQMQLLQQGQAVVGFRNRYRTASGDFKVLEWMAQSVDNDNIIFAVARSVV; encoded by the coding sequence ATGAATAAGCTTCCGGATGAATCGGATGGGCGTGCGGAGCATGTTTCAACGCGTCCGCTTTCGACTTCGATAGGCCTCGAAGAAACGGGGCCGGGGCTAACCGACGATACACCGGAGTTGGACAATCCGCGGTATCGGATCGATGAGGAGATCGAGCGCGGTGGAATGGGGGCGATCTTTTCCGCCCGCGATCTGCAGTTGTTGCGTCGAGTCGCGATCAAGGTGCTGCGATCCGACCGGATCGAAAACGATTCGGCGCGGCAAGGTTTCCACGACGAAGCTCGGATCATGAGCTTCTTGTCGCATCCCGGAGTCACGCCGATCTACGAATCGGGGACGTGCAAAGATGGCCGTCCTTATTATGTGATGAAATTGATCGATGGGACGACGCTGGCCGACATGCTGGCCTCGCAGACGTTCAGCACGTCGCATCTGTTGTATATCTTCGCCGATGTTTGCCAGACCGTTGCTTTTGCCCATTCGCGTGGCGTGGTGCATCTCGATTTGAAGCCGGGGAATGTGATGGTCGGCGAATTTGGCGAGGTCCATGTGATGGACTGGGGCTTGGCTCGCTTCGAAGCCGGGCCTCCCGAAGGGTCCGATTGGGCTGGCCGCACCGATGCACCAAAGGGGACCGTCAACGGAACCCCTGGATATATGTCTCCCGAGCAGGCGCGGGGGCGGAAGCTGGGGCCGGGAGCCGACGTCTTCAGTCTCGGTGCAATTCTCTGCGAGATCTTGATCGGGCACGCTCCCTACGAGGGGAAGGATCTCCATCAGATCCACCGGCGGGCGATGAAGGGATCGATGCAAAAGACGCTCGATGTGCTCGATCAATCTGCCCAAGATTGTGCTTTGGTGCGCTTAGCCAAAAACTGCCTGGCTCGCCGCGTTCGAGATCGTCCGCGGTCGGCAGTCGAGGTCGCCCAAGCGATGGCTACCTATCACGAGTCGGCGTTTCAGCGGATGGAAAGCGACATGAATCGCTTTTTTGAGCTGTCGCTGGATCTCTTCTGCATCGCGACCGCCGATGGTTACTTCCAACGCATCAACGCCAATTTTTCGAGAGTCTTGGGGCACACGGATGCGGATTTGTTGGCCCGTCCGTTCCTCGACTTTGTTCACCCCGATGACGTTGCCGAAACGGTGAAGCAGATGCAGTTGTTGCAGCAGGGGCAAGCTGTCGTCGGGTTTCGCAATCGCTACCGCACTGCCAGCGGCGACTTCAAGGTGCTCGAATGGATGGCCCAATCGGTCGATAACGACAACATCATCTTTGCTGTCGCTCGCAGTGTGGTGTAG